A single genomic interval of Pyrus communis chromosome 7, drPyrComm1.1, whole genome shotgun sequence harbors:
- the LOC137740910 gene encoding jacalin-related lectin 19-like isoform X1, translated as MLPLNAKEDGKEQAGEKRKIMEVGPWGGNGGTPWDDGIYNGVREITLVYGHCIDSITVVYDKNGTPFKAETRGGRGGNQTAEIKLQYPDEYIVSVTGHYGTMVYGGTPIIRSLKFQSNRRTFGPFGMDEGTPFTYTLDRSKIVGLKGRHGWYIDAIGFHVSPAPARLFDRVQKSFRRLGSSVTFGAQRN; from the exons ATGCTTCCATTAAACGCCAAG GAAGATGGCAAGGAGCAAGCAGGCGAGAAGAGGAAGATCATGGAAGTAGGACCATGGGGAGGAAATGGTGGAACTCCTTGGGACGACGGCATCTACAATGGCGTGAGAGAAATCACGCTTGTTTATGGCCACTGCATCGACTCCATCACCGTGGTGTATGATAAAAACGGCACGCCTTTCAAAGCTGAAACGCGTGGAGGTCGCGGAGGCAATCAAACCGCGGAG ATAAAGCTGCAGTACCCCGATGAGTACATAGTCAGTGTGACTGGGCACTATGGCACGATGGTGTATGGCGGCACCCCTATCATCCGTTCGCTTAAATTTCAGAGCAATCGAAGAACATTCGGACCATTTGGAATGGATGAAGGCACACCGTTTACTTACACTCTGGATCGAAGCAAAATTGTTGGCTTGAAGGGAAGACATGGTTGGTACATAGATGCCATTGGGTTTCATGTATCCCCTGCCCCAGCAAGACTCTTTGACAGAGTTCAGAAGAGTTTCAGAAGGCTCGGGAGCTCAGTTACCTTCGGAGCCCAGAGAAACTGA
- the LOC137740910 gene encoding jacalin-related lectin 19-like isoform X2, which produces MEVGPWGGNGGTPWDDGIYNGVREITLVYGHCIDSITVVYDKNGTPFKAETRGGRGGNQTAEIKLQYPDEYIVSVTGHYGTMVYGGTPIIRSLKFQSNRRTFGPFGMDEGTPFTYTLDRSKIVGLKGRHGWYIDAIGFHVSPAPARLFDRVQKSFRRLGSSVTFGAQRN; this is translated from the exons ATGGAAGTAGGACCATGGGGAGGAAATGGTGGAACTCCTTGGGACGACGGCATCTACAATGGCGTGAGAGAAATCACGCTTGTTTATGGCCACTGCATCGACTCCATCACCGTGGTGTATGATAAAAACGGCACGCCTTTCAAAGCTGAAACGCGTGGAGGTCGCGGAGGCAATCAAACCGCGGAG ATAAAGCTGCAGTACCCCGATGAGTACATAGTCAGTGTGACTGGGCACTATGGCACGATGGTGTATGGCGGCACCCCTATCATCCGTTCGCTTAAATTTCAGAGCAATCGAAGAACATTCGGACCATTTGGAATGGATGAAGGCACACCGTTTACTTACACTCTGGATCGAAGCAAAATTGTTGGCTTGAAGGGAAGACATGGTTGGTACATAGATGCCATTGGGTTTCATGTATCCCCTGCCCCAGCAAGACTCTTTGACAGAGTTCAGAAGAGTTTCAGAAGGCTCGGGAGCTCAGTTACCTTCGGAGCCCAGAGAAACTGA
- the LOC137740591 gene encoding F-box/FBD/LRR-repeat protein At1g16930-like, with amino-acid sequence MFKRALHTNLPRDRKRRKTEGEGVSGALGFDLCTEASGVEGKRKSGELSMTDKSVKLKQKEGVGNWNGVEMTVECVDYVSQLPETVIHLIPSLLRGTKDAARTSTLSKRWRDLWTSFSVLAFDQCKFQAPEGVKDKKTCNAMFKDFVDKSLQSHFERNLGIYKLVLHLNSFDQDMAHRIEQWIGLAAENKIKEIGFHASGHYTLPRNVFASETITGLRLEGCRLDTSSNITLPNLQKLYLRRLPLDQSIIMNLITSCPQINDLRLILCTGLIICRFQVSLNFIG; translated from the coding sequence ATGTTCAAGAGAGCCTTGCATACAAATCTACCTCGTGAtaggaagaggaggaaaacgGAAGGGGAAGGCGTCTCCGGCGCGTTAGGTTTTGATTTGTGTACAGAAGCGTCTGGAGTTGAAGGAAAACGAAAGAGTGGAGAATTAAGCATGACTGACAAGAGTGTTAAGCTTAAACAGAAGGAAGGGGTGGGAAATTGGAATGGTGTGGAGATGACAGTTGAATGCGTGGATTATGTCTCGCAATTGCCCGAAACTGTCATCCATCTCATACCGTCTCTCCTTCGTGGTACAAAAGATGCTGCTCGAACCAGTACCTTGTCGAAGAGGTGGAGGGACTTGTGGACCTCTTTCTCTGTTTTGGCATTCGATCAGTGCAAGTTTCAAGCACCAGAGGGAGTTAAAGATAAGAAGACGTGCAATGCAATGTTTAAGGATTTTGTTGACAAGTCTCTCCAAAGCCACTTTGAGCGTAATTTGGGTATATATAAGCTTGTGCTGCATTTGAATTCGTTTGATCAAGATATGGCTCATCGTATTGAACAGTGGATTGGACTTGCagctgaaaataaaataaaagagattGGTTTCCATGCAAGCGGCCACTACACATTGCCTAGGAATGTCTTTGCTTCAGAAACCATAACTGGATTAAGGCTAGAAGGCTGTAGACTGGATACTTCTAGCAATATAACGCTTCctaatctgcaaaagctatatCTGCGAAGACTTCCTCTTGATCAGTCGATAATTATGAATCTCATTACTAGCTGCCCTCAAATTAACGATTTGAGACTCATACTTTGCACGGGGTTAATCATCTGCAGATTTCAAGTCTCCTTAAACTTTATCGGGTAG
- the LOC137740049 gene encoding glycosyltransferase BC10-like: MQSRGVVALEEGKDPATTFKSSHARALPLRLVQFLVMFVVLGLGVSMLSMHSIRFFPVQHVAPTAPSTIRPCFEEPSSLESRIRPPSNLLHAMNDTELLWLASHASQIKEYPFKRVPKIAFMFLTKGPLPMEPLWERFLRGHEGLYSIYVHSLPSYNADFSPTSVFYKRQIPSQVAEWGEMSMCEAERRLLANALLDISNEWFILLSESCIPLYNLSIVYHYLSRSRYSFMGSFDENGPYGRGRYDGRMAPLVNLSDWRKGSQWFEIKRELAVRIVGDTTYYPKFKDFCKPACYVDEHYFQTMLSIETPHLLANRTLTYVDWSRGGAHPATFGKADITEEFFKRIGSDTCLYNNQPTSLCFLFARKFAPSALEPLLELASKVFGF, translated from the exons ATGCAGTCAAGGGGAGTGGTGGCATTGGAGGAAGGCAAGGATCCTGCTACTACATTTAAATCCAGCCATGCCAGGGCCTTGCCGTTGCGACTCGTTCAATTTCTTGTCATGTTTGTAGTTTTGGGTCTTGGGGTTTCGATGTTGAGTATGCACTCGATTCGGTTTTTCCCTGTTCAGCATGTGGCTCCAACAGCACCTTCCACGATTAGGCCTTGCTTCGAAGAGCCGAGTAGTTTAGAAAGTCGGATTAGACCTCCATCTAATCTGTTGCACGCCATGAATGACACCGAGTTGCTGTGGCTCGCTTCACATGCTTCTCAAATAAAGGAGTATCCGTTTAAGAGAGTTCCTAAAATTGCCTTCATGTTCTTAACAAAGGGACCATTGCCGATGGAGCCTCTTTGGGAGCGGTTTTTAAGAGGACACGAGGGACTTTATTCGATCTATGTGCATTCGCTGCCATCTTATAATGCCGATTTCTCACCTACATCAGTGTTTTACAAGAGACAAATCCCAAGCCAG GTTGCCGAGTGGGGAGAGATGAGTATGTGCGAAGCTGAGAGGAGACTCCTAGCTAATGCATTGCTTGACATCTCAAATGAATGGTTTATCCTCCTTTCCGAGTCATGTATTCCTCTCTACAACTTGAGCATTGTCTATCACTACCTGTCAAGATCCAGGTACAGCTTCATGGGTTCGTTTGATGAAAATGGGCCCTATGGGAGAGGACGTTATGACGGACGCATGGCCCCTTTGGTCAATCTCTCTGATTGGCGTAAAGGGTCTCAGTGGTTTGAGATTAAACGGGAACTTGCAGTTAGGATTGTTGGAGACACAACTTACTACCCCAAGTTCAAGGACTTTTGCAAACCAGCATGTTATGTGGATGAGCACTACTTCCAGACAATGCTTAGCATCGAGACTCCGCATCTTTTGGCAAACAGGACCCTTACCTATGTAGACTGGTCTAGGGGCGGTGCTCATCCGGCTACATTCGGCAAAGCTGATATTACAGAGGAGTTTTTCAAGAGGATTGGAAGTGATACATGTCTTTACAACAACCAGCCAACCTCACTCTGTTTCCTTTTTGCACGAAAGTTTGCCCCGAGTGCTTTGGAACCCCTGTTAGAATTAGCATCGAAAGTATTTGGGTTTTGA
- the LOC137740389 gene encoding small ribosomal subunit protein eS30z/eS30y/eS30x — protein MGKVHGSLARAGKVRGQTPKVAKQDKKKKPRGRAHKRLQYNRRFVTAVVGFGKKRGPNSSEK, from the exons ATGG GCAAGGTTCACGGATCGCTCGCACGTGCCGGGAAGGTTAGGGGTCAGACTCCGAAGGTGGCGAAGcaagacaagaagaagaagcccaGAGGCCGCGCCCACAAAAGGCTGCAGTACAACAGGAGATTCGTCACAGCCG TTGTTGGATTCGGGAAGAAGAGGGGGCCGAACTCTTCCGAGAAGTAA
- the LOC137740911 gene encoding uncharacterized protein — MPCKINLAECESLKRLTLEDNGMTDNQFRDRFFMFPLLEKLDLHKCLYLKNIRIASHRLKRLVLRGCKKLAYVEIDTTNLLSFEYEGDEMPFSFLNPISLKEAKFSFAPVKNVISEPEWFLKMRKFLGKLDHRDFKLVVYTNKNVIIHENLREISLPPNCGLKFELVQSSVGTEELLDSSLQKRQLETLSVVWSSGSEFLKLVRKKITRKEDPTCCISMNSTNKCWRHFLKDARMVNLKVDKHAAPWMAWLKSHPRVNEITCFRLKWKSDKDGRMASR; from the exons ATGCCCTGCAAAATTAACTTGGCTGAATGCGAGTCTCTGAAAAGACTGACGTTAGAGGACAATGGAATGACAGACAACCAGTTTCGTGATCGGTTCTTTATGTTTCCTCTCCTGGAGAAACTGGATCTACATAAATGCCTTTACTTGAAAAATATAAGAATTGCAAGCCATCGGCTGAAAAGGCTAGTCTTAAGAGGTTGCAAGAAGCTAGCGTATGTTGAAATTGATACTACTAATCTTCTTTCGTTTGAGTATGAAGGTGATGAAatgcccttttcttttttgaatcCTATAAGTTTGAAGGAGGCTAAGTTTTCATTTGCACCAGTGAAAAACGTCATATCTGAGCCTGAATGGTTTCTTAAAATGCGAAAATTTCTTGGAAAGCTGGATCATAGAGACTTTAAACTGGTTGTTTACACCAATAAG AATGTCATCATCCATGAAAATCTTAGAGAAATTTCACTTCCTCCAAACTGTGGTCTGAAATTTGAATTAGTCCAATCATCAGTGGGTACCGAGGAACTATTAGATAGTTCATTGCAGAAACGGCAGCTGGAGACCCTGTCTGTAGTTTGGTCTTCCGGCAGTGAATTCCTCAAG TTGGTACGTAAGAAGATTACCAGAAAGGAAGATCCAACGTGCTGCATAAGTATGAATTCAACCAATAAATGTTGGCGACACTTCTTAAAGGATGCCCGGATGGTGAACTTGAAAGTGGACAAACACGCGGCTCCATGGATGGCGTGGTTGAAGTCACATCCAAGGGTTAATGAGATCACTTGTTTTAGATTGAAGTGGAAATCTGACAAAGATGGTAGGATGGCGTCCCGCTAA